The proteins below come from a single Capsicum annuum cultivar UCD-10X-F1 unplaced genomic scaffold, UCD10Xv1.1 ctg4557, whole genome shotgun sequence genomic window:
- the LOC124892297 gene encoding uncharacterized protein LOC124892297, producing the protein MYILQNPIVEANKTFLAVGANKDTPVAAMTCFIRLVNHQGKWVALLDRKGSGYGQVNGKTISKYSFCFLNSGDEVVLSQAENNAYIVQLLLESPSDVGTSAGKGKLLNIENQMLEERRGITESMPASTSEMSSKSAAVMEKLYAAIIDRQNIEVSFEESPYYLRWAIRQ; encoded by the exons ATGTATATTCTGCAGAACCCAATAGTAGAGGCTAATAAGACTTTTTTGGCGGTTGGTGCAAACAAAGACACTCCTGTTGCTGCGATGACGTGCTTTATAAGGCTTGTAAAT CATCAAGGCAAGTGGGTGGCTTTGCTTGATAGAAAAGGAAGTGGCTATGGTCAAGTCAATGGAAAGACCATCAGCAAATATTCTTTTTGCTTTCTCAATTCAGGTGATGAAGTTGTCTTAAGTCAAGCAGAAAATAATGCTTAC ATTGTTCAGTTACTATTGGAGTCACCTTCAGATGTTGGGACCAGTGCAGGAAAAGGAAAACTGTTGAACATCGAAAACCAG ATGTTGGAGGAAAGACGGGGGATTACAGAATCAATGCCTGCTTCAACTTCAGAGATGTCTTCAAAATCTGCTGCAGTTATGGAAAAACTTTATGCTGCAATCATTGACCGACAAAATATAGAAGTGTCATTTGAAGAGTCTCCATATTACTTAAGGTGGGCAATTAGGCAATAA